From Mesomycoplasma dispar, a single genomic window includes:
- the metG gene encoding methionine--tRNA ligase, which produces MTKKFYITTPIYYASGNLHIGHLYSSTLAWVIRNFKKMSGFDAKMLTGADEHGQKISQLAAKNRLEPQEFVNENVEKFKFLWKKFGIDYDYFQRTTSESHKNFIRKIFMKMYENNHIFKGEYQGLYSVSDEEFLSSSQAVNENGAYFHPVSGAKMELISENSYFFAISKFQSWLENFLDENPNFIFDLKIANELRQNFFQKGLENLSVTRKNLKWGITLDNKFENQTIYVWLDALFSYLSVFSDEIELDFPQQQNFWNQSEEIIHVVGKEIARFHCIYWPIFLKSLNFRLPTSILTHGWLITPEGKMSKSKGNVINPLDLLEEFDAEVIKFYFSSQINTNNDSVFDKTLLENFYNSFFVNTFGNLISRTVALVLKYFNKPLVFDLDYLDWTDISFYEKILLSFDEFCNFFNKFQIEKAFKVVIELAKNLNGFFDIKQLWNQKDLRKLEASLILVLNGIYALTTFLSVAMPKKTKEILDFIGVSEANFTLITKLDKFNEINFRKLEKPFFPRKKN; this is translated from the coding sequence ATGACTAAAAAATTTTACATAACAACGCCAATTTATTATGCAAGCGGGAATTTGCACATTGGTCACCTTTATAGTTCGACATTGGCTTGGGTAATTCGAAATTTTAAAAAAATGTCTGGTTTTGATGCAAAAATGTTAACTGGCGCTGATGAACACGGGCAAAAAATAAGTCAACTAGCTGCAAAAAACCGTCTTGAACCACAAGAATTTGTTAACGAAAATGTTGAAAAATTCAAATTTTTATGAAAAAAATTTGGTATTGACTATGATTATTTTCAAAGAACAACAAGTGAAAGTCATAAAAATTTTATTAGGAAAATTTTTATGAAAATGTATGAAAATAATCATATTTTTAAAGGCGAATATCAAGGACTTTATTCTGTGAGTGATGAAGAATTTTTAAGTTCAAGTCAGGCCGTTAATGAAAATGGTGCTTATTTCCATCCTGTTAGTGGCGCAAAAATGGAATTAATTAGTGAAAATTCCTATTTTTTTGCAATTTCTAAGTTCCAAAGTTGACTAGAGAATTTCCTTGATGAAAATCCTAATTTTATTTTTGATCTAAAAATCGCTAATGAATTAAGGCAAAATTTTTTCCAAAAAGGTCTGGAAAACCTTTCCGTTACTCGAAAAAACTTAAAATGGGGGATCACGCTTGATAATAAATTTGAAAATCAAACAATTTATGTCTGACTTGATGCGCTTTTTAGTTATTTATCAGTTTTTAGCGATGAAATTGAACTAGATTTTCCACAACAGCAAAACTTTTGGAATCAATCAGAAGAAATTATTCACGTTGTCGGCAAAGAAATCGCCCGTTTTCATTGTATTTATTGACCTATTTTTCTAAAATCGCTAAATTTTCGACTCCCGACATCAATTTTAACTCACGGCTGACTAATTACCCCTGAAGGAAAAATGTCAAAATCAAAAGGGAATGTAATAAATCCGCTTGATTTACTAGAAGAATTTGATGCTGAAGTTATTAAATTTTACTTTTCAAGTCAAATAAACACTAATAATGACAGCGTTTTTGATAAAACTTTATTAGAAAATTTTTATAATTCGTTTTTTGTAAATACATTTGGTAATTTAATAAGTCGTACGGTCGCGCTTGTTTTAAAATATTTCAATAAACCGCTTGTTTTTGACCTTGATTACCTAGATTGAACAGATATTAGTTTTTATGAAAAAATTTTATTATCTTTTGATGAATTTTGCAATTTCTTTAATAAATTTCAAATCGAAAAAGCTTTTAAGGTTGTAATTGAACTTGCAAAAAATCTTAACGGCTTTTTTGATATTAAACAACTTTGAAATCAAAAAGATCTTCGAAAATTAGAGGCAAGTCTCATTTTAGTTCTGAACGGAATTTATGCGCTTACAACTTTTTTAAGTGTGGCAATGCCTAAAAAAACTAAAGAAATTCTTGATTTTATCGGTGTTAGCGAAGCTAATTTTACACTTATTACCAAGTTAGATAAATTTAATGAAATTAATTTTAGAAAATTAGAAAAACCATTTTTTCCAAGAAAAAAAAATTAA
- a CDS encoding DUF402 domain-containing protein, which yields MVEKNPLQELYPGKIINIHAYKYNGFLYRQWSNARVISNSLTHVVVNLKGSVVKKYGTKSWRFSDSTIFVFPKNTMHNAIITFKPGQNFSYHYYINLASDFIFEDDTIKFVDFDLDIKIYSKKSFDIVDRDEFLENKEIMNYPAKLDSLLSNEISKIFLLFLQQKSFFNQEYLSFFIGRCRLQKCSAH from the coding sequence ATGGTAGAAAAAAATCCCTTACAAGAATTGTATCCGGGAAAAATTATAAACATTCACGCGTATAAATACAACGGTTTTTTGTATCGTCAATGGTCGAATGCAAGAGTTATTTCGAATTCGCTTACACATGTAGTTGTGAACTTAAAAGGTAGTGTCGTAAAAAAATATGGTACAAAATCCTGGCGTTTTTCCGATTCGACAATTTTTGTCTTTCCAAAAAATACAATGCACAACGCCATAATCACTTTCAAACCCGGACAAAATTTTAGTTATCATTATTACATTAATTTAGCATCCGATTTCATTTTCGAAGATGACACGATCAAATTTGTTGATTTTGACCTTGATATCAAAATTTATAGTAAAAAAAGTTTTGATATCGTTGATCGCGATGAATTTCTTGAAAATAAAGAAATTATGAACTACCCCGCAAAATTAGATTCACTACTTTCTAATGAAATTAGTAAAATTTTTCTATTATTTTTACAGCAAAAATCATTTTTTAACCAGGAATATCTATCGTTTTTTATAGGTCGTTGTCGCTTGCAAAAATGTTCAGCGCATTAG
- the rnc gene encoding ribonuclease III, whose amino-acid sequence MQPDDKVYQFLKKIGIKPKSMDIYIQALTHKSYNFTNPEKPHYEMLEFLGDSAIHYVITRVIYDNFYKNEGNSTQLRSWLTSTSYLANVCQKIGLINLVFLGKGSSEIRENNKLKADVFEAFSAAILIDQGFEKLNQFLAKYLYKDVNFANEKQYKDPKSIFQEKIQSFSTQSKINYSPTKLADGTFRVDLIWEQKKYGTGYGKSIKEAEFDAATNALNIFASDNDL is encoded by the coding sequence ATGCAACCTGATGATAAAGTTTACCAATTTCTAAAAAAAATAGGTATTAAACCTAAATCAATGGACATATATATTCAAGCATTAACTCATAAAAGTTACAATTTTACAAACCCGGAAAAACCACATTATGAAATGCTTGAATTCCTTGGTGATTCGGCGATACATTACGTAATTACGCGGGTAATTTATGATAATTTTTATAAAAATGAAGGTAATTCAACCCAACTTCGTTCATGACTTACTTCAACATCTTATCTTGCCAATGTCTGCCAAAAAATTGGTCTTATCAATCTTGTCTTTCTCGGTAAAGGTTCATCAGAAATTCGTGAAAATAACAAATTGAAAGCCGATGTTTTTGAGGCTTTTTCAGCAGCAATTTTAATAGATCAAGGCTTTGAAAAACTAAACCAATTTTTAGCAAAATACTTATATAAAGATGTAAATTTTGCTAATGAAAAACAGTATAAAGATCCAAAATCGATTTTTCAAGAAAAAATTCAGTCCTTTTCAACACAAAGTAAAATTAATTATTCGCCGACAAAACTTGCTGATGGAACCTTTCGTGTCGATCTAATTTGGGAACAGAAAAAATACGGAACTGGATATGGCAAGTCAATTAAAGAAGCCGAATTTGATGCTGCAACTAATGCGCTGAACATTTTTGCAAGCGACAACGACCTATAA
- a CDS encoding Mhp366/Mhp367 family surface (lipo)protein: MTKRKKILFSLSAFFLVAAGIGGYFGFINFFNNPSTSNASGLNLVIKPKTNDQSAKQLTKSEIEKEVEFAKFSKYAEQISQENEDLEFELGQKESFFSRLSNLDLEKIKENNVVFPDNYENFNFDTNNNFVTKENNEKFLGSQNDNLLVYDLNYPKINQLIKENESFKSDILNQKFTIFDSKARNQIFKLDKIGVYSESLGSKKYDSIYQRNVKFKSGTAAILDANSEKALLITNHHVIKPIEYKYNDENFEIDSKSLRFWNTLGGNFLEWYENGKTYSLDRDNTALLFYVKQVFENKTREFDHAKILEYLMDFYNDYFEVPSDFNNQNFDVGLFYFKYKKFNDDLKKLAKFYHDNKSEILEKIRENDKINNHKNTSKISIEAKFNEFLNSYQGFVNYWEKITKEKPVKISPKVWKKGDSSYDLNISLFWPKAKPMKNNFKGVYATDPQENFSRLSLYFYTNNGPGASGSGIFNKDGELQFINAFGLINNFYDNNSKVEKNYYDKLNTNISLSGGIPLVTEEYNLADSIRKFYPSNQKSGFSIITNKKVRVKTITKNSK, from the coding sequence ATGACAAAGAGAAAGAAAATTCTGTTTTCACTATCTGCGTTTTTTTTAGTTGCCGCCGGAATTGGTGGTTATTTTGGTTTTATTAATTTTTTTAATAACCCATCAACAAGCAATGCTAGCGGTCTTAATTTGGTTATTAAACCAAAAACAAATGACCAATCAGCAAAACAATTAACCAAATCTGAAATTGAAAAAGAAGTCGAATTTGCTAAATTTAGCAAATATGCAGAGCAAATTAGTCAAGAAAATGAAGATTTAGAATTTGAATTAGGGCAAAAGGAATCATTTTTTTCGCGACTTTCAAACTTAGATCTAGAAAAAATCAAGGAAAATAATGTTGTCTTTCCTGATAATTATGAAAATTTTAATTTCGATACAAACAATAATTTTGTTACAAAAGAGAATAACGAAAAATTTTTAGGCTCTCAAAATGATAATTTACTAGTATATGATCTCAATTATCCAAAAATTAACCAACTAATTAAGGAAAATGAGTCTTTTAAATCCGATATTTTGAATCAAAAATTTACAATTTTTGATTCAAAAGCAAGAAATCAAATTTTCAAACTTGATAAAATTGGCGTTTATTCTGAATCGCTTGGTTCAAAAAAATACGATTCAATTTACCAAAGAAATGTCAAATTCAAAAGCGGAACAGCGGCAATTTTAGATGCAAACAGTGAAAAAGCACTATTAATTACGAATCATCACGTTATAAAACCTATTGAATATAAATATAATGATGAAAATTTTGAAATCGATAGCAAAAGTTTAAGATTCTGAAACACATTAGGTGGTAATTTTCTTGAATGATACGAAAACGGAAAAACTTACAGTTTAGATCGTGATAATACCGCTCTACTTTTTTATGTAAAACAAGTTTTTGAAAACAAAACCAGGGAATTTGATCATGCAAAAATTTTAGAATACCTAATGGACTTTTATAACGATTATTTCGAAGTCCCTAGTGATTTTAATAATCAAAATTTTGATGTTGGTCTTTTTTATTTTAAATATAAAAAGTTTAATGATGACCTAAAAAAATTAGCAAAATTCTATCATGATAATAAATCAGAAATTTTAGAAAAAATCCGTGAAAATGATAAAATTAATAATCATAAAAATACAAGTAAAATCTCAATCGAAGCAAAATTTAACGAATTTCTAAATTCATATCAGGGTTTTGTTAATTATTGGGAAAAAATAACTAAAGAAAAACCTGTAAAAATTTCGCCAAAAGTTTGAAAAAAGGGTGATTCAAGTTACGATCTTAACATTTCCTTGTTCTGACCAAAAGCAAAACCAATGAAAAATAACTTTAAAGGTGTTTATGCAACTGACCCGCAGGAAAATTTCTCACGACTTTCTTTATATTTTTACACAAATAACGGACCAGGAGCATCAGGTTCAGGAATTTTTAACAAAGATGGTGAACTTCAATTCATCAACGCCTTCGGATTAATAAATAATTTTTATGATAATAATTCTAAAGTTGAAAAAAATTACTACGACAAATTAAACACAAATATTTCGTTATCAGGAGGAATTCCGCTTGTCACAGAAGAATATAATTTGGCCGATTCGATAAGAAAATTCTATCCTTCAAATCAAAAAAGTGGTTTTAGTATTATTACAAACAAAAAAGTTAGGGTTAAAACCATTACAAAAAATAGTAAGTAA
- a CDS encoding P110/LppT family adhesin N-terminal domain, giving the protein MKKLKQKNLIIATSVVFLSAIVSVAISVPIGKNVYFQSHQKQLSAYSDEKANAKSFDSSKLENQQEILQTINQINLKQEFQDSLTAQNAVDLYFDKSYSFDLNSLVDFSPLLAKFPGFSFKLLIPDKKTDIKINNNSLSNLAINVQNQEKNIEYNVNFTLKFSNIVKNSEIDPANVVTVLELLNTELIKNKTASEVAILFNQKFLENKAKSPTDKAALVKTIAEFGSLSFFNKDKSQLILPLTFDLEPSLKDNKIFFSKVDDASGQANLDLNLVDKFSKKKSKIALEFKNLSTINESYANKFAEIFKKNYQFNDEVAKFLASSNLSPTDLISKTLPDSVKNNQIFRENQPNSLNFWFKQSGNSILESDSTTKPLNVSAQLNFSDKNKQQTESSESDGSTGDNSGNSNNNQNQNGTVKNNQQTESSEKQKPNNAENNGTSEESSSQKTDNKSNSKTEKQEQETTKQVPKIQQEFAKILPNFKISSFKIEPVIQKLDAETEKDLIKKQQIPLKLTLTGNFSSGDSFPGGLNFNSEKQLEYSFNFNFDVSDKVYGTYFQNALDSIVKSESGKASELKIENLEFQINDKQPVAIFARTIDQTIEHIKSKKIQLAKIKTEAKQLFDLLDFVAKTKSQEKPEDSPSSQSETAKVSVSTKASQFQETETTQTQQEISSTEVPTPGKQTETPGKLLSSVFDNLLESKLPESTSVILDSKFKDGKYNLLIGIWVGDSKLKEVEIPIINVVKDNKPYELLQEETKVHFFLDGESLVKQAKGAKEKQQNINQKLEYIESIKAINSDKIKLIPSKDADNKPERGEPIKPFINKKDKGIYLTNDGLEIGIEEIQKSQPIKNPTIILAFKSQGNFSLESNPFFLIQGLKEKTFKADEEKKYGQPPQKIDFSIRIRRYPYIEKINDIEARIGDEEKSGENSTSINHHTALVENVVEITEKQKFGRYERTFKRVQKVDESKNNYVKFSDFLDNKNVNSMIVFSLIDAENKKNKMKLSFYSSAASDPYEPVWTKTKIVDINSFKFSDLKHLILGKLNSSITSLDAGRPSGAIILKSAAIFESTNEEKSNEINKLFIDRYFELENKK; this is encoded by the coding sequence ATGAAAAAACTCAAGCAAAAAAATTTAATAATCGCTACTTCGGTCGTCTTTTTAAGTGCAATTGTTAGTGTTGCGATTTCCGTTCCAATCGGAAAAAACGTTTATTTTCAATCGCATCAAAAGCAATTAAGTGCCTATTCTGATGAAAAAGCAAATGCAAAATCTTTTGATTCATCAAAGTTAGAAAATCAGCAAGAAATTCTCCAAACAATCAACCAAATAAATTTAAAACAAGAATTCCAAGACAGTTTGACTGCGCAAAATGCTGTTGATCTTTATTTTGATAAATCTTATAGTTTCGATCTAAATTCGCTTGTTGATTTTAGCCCTTTGTTAGCAAAATTTCCTGGATTTAGTTTTAAATTACTAATTCCTGATAAAAAAACAGATATTAAAATTAATAATAATTCACTATCAAATTTAGCAATAAATGTTCAAAATCAAGAAAAAAATATTGAATATAATGTCAATTTTACTCTAAAATTTAGCAACATTGTCAAAAATTCTGAAATTGATCCAGCAAATGTTGTTACTGTTTTGGAATTATTAAATACTGAATTAATCAAAAACAAAACTGCAAGCGAAGTTGCAATTTTGTTTAACCAAAAATTCCTTGAAAACAAAGCAAAATCTCCTACTGACAAAGCTGCTTTAGTTAAAACCATCGCAGAATTTGGGAGTCTTTCCTTTTTCAATAAGGATAAATCTCAGCTAATTTTACCACTAACTTTTGATTTAGAGCCTAGTTTGAAAGACAATAAAATATTTTTTTCAAAAGTTGATGACGCAAGTGGTCAGGCAAATCTTGATCTAAATTTAGTTGATAAATTTTCGAAAAAGAAAAGTAAAATCGCCCTCGAATTTAAAAATTTATCAACAATTAACGAAAGTTATGCAAATAAATTTGCCGAAATTTTCAAAAAAAACTACCAATTTAACGATGAAGTTGCCAAATTTTTAGCATCGTCAAATTTAAGCCCAACTGATTTAATTTCAAAAACTTTACCTGATTCGGTTAAAAATAATCAAATTTTTAGAGAAAATCAGCCAAATAGTCTTAATTTTTGGTTCAAACAAAGCGGAAATTCAATTTTAGAATCAGATTCAACAACAAAACCTTTAAATGTTAGTGCACAACTGAATTTTTCAGATAAAAACAAACAACAAACTGAAAGTTCCGAATCTGATGGATCAACTGGTGATAATTCAGGAAATTCTAATAATAATCAAAATCAAAACGGAACTGTAAAAAACAATCAACAAACTGAAAGTTCCGAAAAACAAAAGCCAAATAATGCTGAAAATAACGGCACTTCTGAGGAATCTAGTTCGCAAAAAACTGATAATAAAAGCAATTCTAAAACTGAAAAACAAGAACAAGAAACTACAAAACAAGTTCCTAAAATTCAACAAGAATTTGCAAAAATTCTACCAAATTTTAAAATTTCTAGTTTTAAAATTGAACCTGTAATTCAAAAACTTGATGCTGAAACTGAAAAAGATTTAATAAAAAAACAGCAAATTCCGCTAAAATTAACACTAACTGGTAATTTTAGTTCTGGTGATTCTTTCCCCGGTGGTCTGAATTTTAATTCGGAAAAACAATTAGAATATAGTTTTAATTTTAACTTTGATGTCAGTGATAAAGTTTATGGGACTTATTTCCAAAACGCCCTTGATTCAATTGTTAAATCTGAAAGTGGGAAAGCGAGTGAGTTAAAAATCGAAAACCTTGAATTTCAAATAAATGACAAACAACCTGTAGCGATTTTTGCAAGAACAATCGACCAAACAATTGAACATATCAAAAGTAAAAAAATTCAACTTGCAAAAATAAAAACGGAGGCAAAACAACTTTTTGATTTACTTGATTTTGTTGCAAAAACTAAATCTCAAGAAAAACCAGAAGATTCTCCTAGTTCTCAATCTGAGACTGCAAAAGTTTCAGTTTCAACAAAAGCAAGTCAATTTCAGGAAACCGAAACTACCCAAACACAACAAGAAATCTCTTCTACAGAAGTTCCAACACCAGGAAAACAAACTGAAACTCCAGGAAAATTATTATCTTCAGTTTTTGATAATCTTTTAGAATCAAAACTACCTGAGTCTACTTCTGTCATTCTCGATTCTAAATTCAAAGATGGCAAATATAATTTATTAATTGGAATTTGAGTTGGTGATAGCAAATTAAAAGAAGTTGAAATTCCGATAATTAATGTTGTAAAAGATAACAAACCTTATGAATTATTGCAAGAAGAAACAAAGGTTCATTTTTTCCTTGATGGCGAATCGCTTGTGAAACAGGCTAAAGGAGCAAAAGAAAAACAACAGAATATAAATCAAAAATTGGAATATATAGAATCAATAAAAGCGATAAATAGCGATAAAATTAAGCTTATTCCGTCTAAAGATGCTGATAACAAACCTGAAAGAGGTGAACCAATAAAGCCTTTTATTAACAAAAAAGATAAAGGAATTTATTTAACTAATGATGGTTTAGAAATTGGTATTGAAGAAATCCAAAAAAGTCAACCCATTAAAAATCCGACAATAATTCTTGCATTTAAATCACAAGGAAATTTTTCATTAGAATCTAATCCATTTTTTTTAATCCAAGGATTAAAGGAAAAAACTTTTAAAGCTGATGAAGAAAAAAAATATGGACAACCGCCGCAAAAAATAGATTTTAGCATTAGAATTAGAAGATATCCTTATATAGAGAAAATTAACGATATTGAGGCCAGAATTGGCGACGAGGAAAAATCAGGCGAGAATTCAACATCCATTAATCATCACACCGCTCTTGTTGAAAATGTTGTTGAAATAACTGAAAAACAAAAGTTTGGTAGATACGAAAGAACTTTCAAAAGAGTTCAAAAAGTTGATGAGTCTAAAAATAATTACGTTAAATTTTCTGATTTTTTAGACAATAAAAATGTAAATTCAATGATTGTTTTCAGCCTAATTGATGCAGAAAACAAAAAAAATAAAATGAAATTATCATTTTATTCTTCAGCGGCTTCGGATCCATACGAACCAGTTTGAACTAAAACTAAAATTGTTGATATTAATAGTTTTAAATTCTCTGATTTAAAACATCTTATTTTAGGAAAATTAAATTCTTCGATAACAAGTTTAGATGCGGGTCGTCCTTCTGGCGCTATCATTCTTAAATCAGCGGCAATTTTTGAATCAACTAACGAAGAAAAATCTAATGAAATTAATAAATTATTTATTGATCGATATTTTGAATTGGAAAATAAAAAATAA
- a CDS encoding P97 family adhesin, which yields MVTSGLTFLASTLIIVIPVSLITNLRAKDPLFQVQNQAKLISAVSLKHDISKDSQDYFSLKSKIFNSDGSKKTDLNLSDFFDFYAQSSNSNFEIVNFNDDFQWKNFKLDITDIEPVDQEQSFKIYYRLLQNLDNNEIAKSDLHTATIAYNSTSDYSLSNFTSFAKAEFSKLRPYFISEFAKSTSREIAKLTRSEEFLTKVNSAKTAADASKILDQYFNFNEILTNLLSSKINKFTDDADVLKDRYSLELIKEPVLKNAFISKTPLKNIYRLYFQTKFSSDFAKQIAKDSTSSAKFSFAVDLDFSGLFLDESLVNDIELSPFSEQDFTNFSDESSIHSESVTSWKFLNFLKNQVFSSATEKDKFYKNLLNQATNSPLLAKIKLKNYISQLKSFDLFSKIKLDFTVDSDLTKLAFENQKVGLKFFGNLLIKNEKDETIAKKPFVQNVSDFALILKNNPGLTEKIAATKFELKQNDAVKHEVSPIPKEEILKLVSTQNFERLKSLLENPRYYGVQFDEDKLKLLVQDYQLPPVQTLIDRSKWSFTYQEEVAGIVNILSSLFPNQQEMLRFYASLAKKDTFFIGKYLFDWLKGLKLIDQSTKWPENLDLHNFFQELKKIKIENKSGVNNYLIQADQKAKKDIWLVSINNNYWAEKDRMPYSFYLHPKLKNIIDLMDKNVDSSFNLDYYVEQIRAESKKIDEKDPTIQENSEKYRAPIKTLTDFIVAFYQNVYSNKTGLLSENLGANFDYRINFEVDPVLVKVDGTENSNNEEKVKLKYWYKVGPIDKNGQLISTIYQTEPKTLEITTNKDGKIVTDEVEALDKFAKDFRSATLSTYLDKQTYADFWSGIIRTVGTSSDYVDITELIKKFPMWSYFTRHHPDFGLMVKKDEEKNATQSPDSVSQTSQENLNGVFENVGLGDRKALYFYVYNKKNPKEFSTRKLKFFVYQTEKSLLVS from the coding sequence TTAGTCACTAGTGGATTAACTTTTTTAGCATCAACTTTAATTATTGTAATTCCCGTTAGTTTAATAACTAACTTACGTGCAAAAGATCCGCTTTTTCAAGTACAAAATCAGGCAAAACTAATTAGTGCAGTTAGTTTAAAACATGATATTAGCAAAGATAGTCAAGATTATTTTAGTTTAAAAAGCAAGATTTTCAACTCCGATGGTTCAAAAAAAACAGACCTAAACTTATCTGATTTTTTTGATTTTTATGCACAAAGTTCCAATTCTAACTTTGAAATCGTTAATTTTAACGATGATTTTCAATGAAAAAATTTTAAATTAGATATTACCGACATCGAACCTGTTGATCAAGAACAGTCATTTAAAATTTATTACCGTCTTTTACAAAATTTAGACAATAACGAAATTGCAAAATCCGATTTGCATACAGCAACAATTGCTTATAATTCAACTTCTGATTATTCATTAAGTAATTTTACTAGTTTTGCAAAAGCCGAATTTTCCAAATTAAGACCTTATTTTATATCTGAATTTGCAAAATCAACTTCAAGAGAAATTGCAAAACTTACTCGAAGTGAAGAATTTTTAACCAAAGTAAATTCAGCAAAAACCGCTGCTGATGCGAGTAAAATTCTTGATCAATATTTTAATTTTAATGAAATTCTAACCAATTTGCTTTCAAGTAAAATTAATAAATTCACCGATGACGCTGATGTTTTAAAAGATCGATATTCGCTTGAACTTATCAAGGAACCAGTGCTAAAAAATGCTTTTATTAGCAAAACGCCGTTAAAAAATATTTATAGACTTTATTTTCAAACTAAATTTTCCAGTGATTTTGCCAAACAAATTGCCAAAGATTCAACAAGCAGTGCAAAATTTAGTTTTGCAGTCGACCTTGATTTTAGCGGTCTTTTTTTAGATGAATCTCTAGTAAATGATATCGAATTAAGCCCTTTTTCAGAACAAGATTTTACCAATTTTAGCGATGAAAGTAGCATACATTCTGAGTCTGTTACAAGTTGAAAATTTTTAAACTTTTTAAAAAATCAAGTTTTTTCTAGTGCAACTGAAAAGGATAAATTTTATAAAAACCTTTTAAATCAGGCAACAAATTCACCTTTACTTGCAAAAATTAAGTTAAAAAATTACATTTCCCAACTTAAAAGTTTTGACCTTTTTTCAAAAATTAAACTTGATTTTACAGTTGATTCTGATCTTACAAAATTAGCTTTTGAAAACCAAAAAGTTGGTCTTAAGTTTTTTGGCAACCTTTTAATCAAAAATGAAAAAGATGAAACAATTGCCAAAAAACCGTTTGTACAAAATGTTAGTGATTTTGCTTTAATTCTCAAAAATAATCCCGGACTAACTGAAAAAATAGCAGCAACCAAATTCGAACTAAAACAAAATGATGCTGTAAAACACGAAGTTTCTCCAATTCCAAAAGAGGAAATTTTAAAACTTGTTAGCACACAAAATTTTGAAAGACTAAAATCACTTTTAGAAAATCCGCGTTACTATGGCGTTCAATTTGACGAAGATAAACTGAAATTATTAGTTCAAGATTACCAACTTCCCCCAGTTCAGACTTTAATCGATCGTTCCAAATGAAGTTTTACTTATCAAGAAGAAGTTGCCGGAATTGTTAATATTTTATCTTCTTTATTCCCAAATCAGCAAGAAATGTTACGTTTTTATGCCTCGCTTGCGAAAAAAGATACATTTTTCATCGGAAAGTACCTATTTGATTGACTAAAAGGGCTAAAACTAATTGACCAAAGTACAAAATGACCTGAAAATCTTGATTTGCATAATTTTTTCCAGGAACTGAAAAAAATTAAAATCGAAAACAAATCGGGAGTTAATAATTATTTAATTCAAGCCGATCAGAAAGCCAAAAAAGACATCTGACTAGTTTCAATTAATAACAATTATTGAGCAGAAAAAGACCGTATGCCTTATAGTTTTTACTTGCACCCAAAATTGAAAAACATTATTGATTTGATGGATAAAAACGTTGATTCTAGTTTTAATCTTGATTATTATGTCGAACAAATCCGTGCTGAATCGAAAAAAATTGACGAAAAAGACCCAACAATTCAGGAAAACAGCGAAAAATATCGCGCACCAATTAAAACACTTACAGATTTTATTGTCGCTTTTTATCAAAATGTTTATTCTAACAAAACTGGACTTCTATCGGAAAATTTAGGCGCAAACTTTGACTATCGCATCAACTTTGAAGTCGATCCTGTTCTTGTAAAAGTTGATGGAACTGAAAATTCTAATAATGAAGAAAAAGTAAAACTTAAATACTGATACAAAGTTGGTCCGATTGATAAAAATGGTCAATTAATCTCAACAATTTACCAAACCGAACCAAAAACGCTTGAAATTACCACTAACAAAGACGGAAAAATCGTTACTGATGAAGTTGAAGCGCTTGATAAATTTGCAAAGGATTTTCGCTCAGCAACGCTGTCAACTTATTTAGATAAGCAAACTTATGCTGATTTTTGATCAGGAATTATTCGAACCGTTGGAACAAGTTCGGACTATGTTGACATCACAGAATTAATCAAAAAATTCCCGATGTGGTCATATTTCACTCGTCACCATCCAGATTTTGGGCTAATGGTGAAAAAAGATGAAGAGAAAAATGCAACACAAAGTCCCGATTCTGTAAGTCAAACTTCTCAAGAAAATCTTAACGGTGTTTTCGAAAACGTTGGTCTTGGTGACCGAAAAGCCTTGTATTTTTATGTTTATAACAAGAAAAATCCGAAGGAATTTTCAACAAGAAAACTTAAATTCTTTGTCTACCAAACGGAAAAATCCTTGTTAGTTTCCTAA